Proteins from a genomic interval of Rhodothermus marinus:
- a CDS encoding MBL fold metallo-hydrolase codes for MKIHRFTFNPFQTNCYICHDGDEAVLVDPSCHTRAEQQAVVDYLERNGLRLRHLLLTHGHIDHIFGCRFFSEYAGKGFWMHRADVPFLEQAEAQGQFFGVPVEAPPPPEGFLDEGDTITFGQTTWTVLHTPGHSPGSISFYDEKHKLVIVGDVLFQGSIGRTDLPGGSLPVLMQSIFQKLVPLGDDTRVYPGHGPETTIGRERRHNPFLTGAFPL; via the coding sequence ATGAAAATTCATCGCTTCACGTTCAATCCGTTTCAGACGAACTGTTATATCTGTCACGACGGTGACGAGGCCGTGCTGGTCGATCCGTCCTGCCACACGCGCGCCGAGCAGCAGGCCGTGGTCGATTACCTGGAGCGCAACGGATTGCGCTTGCGCCATCTGCTGCTGACGCACGGCCACATCGATCACATCTTTGGCTGTCGGTTTTTCAGCGAGTATGCGGGGAAAGGCTTCTGGATGCACCGGGCCGATGTGCCGTTTCTGGAGCAGGCCGAAGCACAGGGGCAGTTCTTTGGCGTGCCGGTCGAGGCGCCTCCGCCGCCGGAAGGCTTTCTGGACGAAGGCGACACGATCACGTTCGGCCAGACCACCTGGACGGTGCTGCACACGCCGGGCCATTCGCCGGGCTCCATCAGCTTCTACGATGAAAAACACAAACTGGTGATCGTGGGCGACGTGCTCTTTCAGGGATCGATCGGACGCACCGACCTGCCCGGCGGCAGCCTGCCCGTGCTCATGCAGTCGATCTTTCAGAAGCTGGTCCCGCTGGGCGACGACACGCGCGTCTATCCGGGGCACGGACCCGAGACCACCATCGGCCGGGAGCGGCGGCACAATCCGTTTCTGACCGGGGCTTTTCCTCTGTGA
- the bshA gene encoding N-acetyl-alpha-D-glucosaminyl L-malate synthase BshA — translation MRIGISCYPVYGGSGVVATELGKALAARGHEIHFIAYSMPFRLSHITERIYFHEVNVNTYPLFEYPPYDLALTSKMVDVVKYEKLDLLHVHYAIPHATSAVLARQILEKQGLYVPVITTLHGTDITIVGQDPSFNPVVTYSINESDGVTAVSDYLRRETLTHFEITRPIEVIPNFVNTRRFRRLNKLHFKQALCPDGEKVIVHVSNFRPVKRVPEVVRVFHRLRQEGLAVKLLLVGDGPDRVPTEHLARELGVYDDVRFLGKQDPVEEILSIADVFLMPSGSETFGLAALEAMACGVPVVASNIGGLPELIVDGETGFLCPLGDLDAFTERTRRILTDDELWARMSRAARRRAVEHFDTERIVPRYEAYYEQVLAQAAPRMV, via the coding sequence ATGCGCATCGGAATTTCCTGCTACCCGGTCTACGGAGGCAGCGGCGTGGTGGCCACCGAGCTGGGCAAAGCCCTGGCCGCCCGCGGCCACGAGATCCATTTTATCGCATACTCCATGCCGTTTCGGCTCTCGCACATCACCGAGCGCATCTATTTTCACGAAGTCAACGTCAACACCTACCCGCTTTTCGAATATCCGCCCTACGATCTGGCGCTGACCAGCAAGATGGTGGACGTGGTCAAGTACGAAAAGCTGGACCTGCTGCACGTCCACTATGCGATTCCGCACGCCACCAGCGCCGTGCTGGCCCGTCAGATTCTGGAAAAACAGGGCCTCTATGTGCCGGTCATCACCACGCTGCACGGCACCGACATCACGATCGTGGGGCAGGACCCATCGTTCAACCCGGTGGTCACCTATTCGATCAACGAATCGGACGGCGTCACGGCCGTTTCCGACTACCTGCGGCGCGAAACGCTCACGCACTTCGAGATCACCCGTCCCATCGAGGTCATTCCCAACTTCGTCAACACGCGGCGCTTTCGCCGGCTGAACAAGCTGCACTTCAAACAGGCCCTGTGTCCTGACGGCGAAAAGGTGATCGTGCACGTGTCCAACTTCCGGCCGGTCAAGCGCGTGCCGGAAGTGGTACGCGTCTTCCACCGGCTCCGGCAGGAAGGGCTGGCCGTCAAGCTGCTGCTGGTGGGCGACGGACCCGACCGCGTCCCGACCGAGCACCTGGCCCGTGAGCTGGGCGTCTACGACGACGTGCGCTTTCTGGGTAAGCAAGATCCGGTCGAAGAGATTCTTTCCATTGCGGACGTCTTCCTGATGCCCAGCGGCTCCGAGACGTTCGGCCTGGCCGCGCTCGAAGCGATGGCCTGCGGTGTGCCCGTTGTGGCCAGCAACATCGGCGGCCTGCCCGAGCTGATCGTCGACGGCGAGACCGGTTTCCTGTGCCCGCTGGGCGACCTGGACGCTTTCACCGAACGCACCCGTCGCATTCTCACCGACGACGAACTCTGGGCGCGCATGAGCCGGGCCGCCCGCCGCCGCGCCGTGGAACATTTCGACACGGAGCGCATCGTTCCCCGCTACGAAGCCTACTACGAGCAGGTGCTGGCCCAGGCCGCACCCCGCATGGTCTGA